GTTTTAAGAAACTGCTGTTGACTGCCTTCACCACAATCAAACATCCACATTTCATTGCGCTCGTCTAATAATTTTAACAGGGTACAAGACACATTGCGGGCCTTGCTGGGTACCCCTGCACCAGTACCTAAAAAAGTTAACTCCATAAATATTCACCTAATCTAAAAATTCAAATTCATAGTCTAACAAGCGCACAATATCGCCTGATTTGGCTCCCTTTTCTCGCAAAGCTTCGTCGACACCTTGTTTTTTCAAGCGACGAGCAAAGCGCATAGCACTTTCATCATATTCTAAGTTGGCCATCTTGAAATCTTTTTCTATGCGTCTACCGGAAAGAATAAAGGTACCGTCACTATCCCGGTTAATATAGAAGTAAGGTTCCTCTTCTTCAATTTGATAGTTGACGTTTTCCTTTTGATCTTCTGCTGCCTTTTCTGCCTCTTGAACCTCTCTTCGTTCGGTTTCTTCATCAATCAATACAGCCGTATGGTCCATCAATTCGTTAATCCCCGCATGGGTGAAGGCAGAAATAGGATAAATTTCAGGGACGTTTAAGTCAGGATAATTGTCTGAAAAGTAAGTGCTTAACTTCTCTTTAAATTCTTCTAAATATAAAACCGCTTCGGGAATGTCCATCTTATTTGCAACGATAATCGTCGGTCTAGCAATCAAATTCTCATCATAATTGCTGAGTTCCTTATTGATTTTGACATAATCCTCGAAAGGATCCCGGTTTTCATAAGCGCCCATATCAACCACATGTAAGATAACTTTTGTGCGTTCAATATGACGTAAAAATTGCATACCTAGGCCAATGCCCTCTGAGGCTCCTTCAATTAAACCGGGAAGGTCAGCTAAGACAAATTCCTCATGGTTTCTTGTCGTTACTACACCTAAATTAGGATTAATAGTAGTGAAATGATAGTCCCCTACCTTAGGTTTTGCTGCACTGACAACAGATAGCAAGGTCGACTTTCCGACTGATGGAAAACCGACTAAACCCGCATCGGCAAGAAGTTTTAATTCTAGCTGCAAGGTTCTTTCTTGGCCAGGTTCCCCATTTTCAGCGATTTCTGGGGCAGGATTATTATGAGTGGCGAATTTGATATTACCACGTCCGCCACGACCTCCCTTAGCAACTATGAGCTCCTGGCCGTCATCCACTAAGTCACCAATCAAGTCACCTGTATCAAAGTCGCGCACTGTTGTTCCAGGAGGCACTGGGACGACTAAGTCATCTGCCCCACGTCCATAACGGCCTTTGGTCATTCCATTTTCTCCTGGCTTGGCCTTAAAGTGACGATTGTAGCGGAAATCAATCAGGGTTCTTAAGCCTTCATCCACCTTAAAAATGACATCACCGCCACGACCACCATCACCACCAGCGGGGCCTCCATCAGGACGGTATTTTTCACGGAGAAAGGCAACTAAACCATCGCCTCCCTTGCCGGCTTGAACCCATATTTTGGCATAATCATAAAATGTTGACATGGTCCCCCTCCTTTCAAATTTTTTATATTATTACTTAGCTTGTAAGGCTTGAACATTATAATGCTTAGTGATTGCTTGGTCAATTAGAGTTAGCAGTGCTAAGCGGTTGTTGCGGATATCTTGGTTATCGGTAAAGACCATGTTATCTTCGAAGAATTGAGTAATTAGCGGTGTTAAAGCGGTAATTTCCTCATAAGCTTCTTCTACCCCTTCATCTAGTCTTAAATCCGACACCGCTTGGTAGAGATTACGTTCCGAATCGCTTTCAAATAAATCTTCATTAACAAGGGGAAGTTCAACCTCTTCTTGGCTAACTTTAAGGATAATATTATTGATCCGTTGCCATGCTTCAACATTATCTTTATAGTCCTCGTCTTCTTTGTGAGCATTTAATAATTCAGCAGATTGGATGATAGTTAATACATCGATATATTTAGCTTCTCTAGCGGCTTGAGAAATATCAAAGCGAATTCCCTTGTCAGCCAGGTTATTCTTAAGCCGGTCAGATAAGAATTGGATAATGGCTTGACTCAATTCGACTTGCTTATCTTGGTCAAAGTCATAAACCTGGTCAAAGATATCTTTCAAGGCTTGATGCCATTCTAAAGGTAAGTGTTCAGCTTCTAAAATTGCTAAAATCCCAATCATTTGCCGTCTTAAGGCAAAGGGGTCGTTGGAA
This genomic stretch from Aerococcus mictus harbors:
- the obgE gene encoding GTPase ObgE, with the protein product MSTFYDYAKIWVQAGKGGDGLVAFLREKYRPDGGPAGGDGGRGGDVIFKVDEGLRTLIDFRYNRHFKAKPGENGMTKGRYGRGADDLVVPVPPGTTVRDFDTGDLIGDLVDDGQELIVAKGGRGGRGNIKFATHNNPAPEIAENGEPGQERTLQLELKLLADAGLVGFPSVGKSTLLSVVSAAKPKVGDYHFTTINPNLGVVTTRNHEEFVLADLPGLIEGASEGIGLGMQFLRHIERTKVILHVVDMGAYENRDPFEDYVKINKELSNYDENLIARPTIIVANKMDIPEAVLYLEEFKEKLSTYFSDNYPDLNVPEIYPISAFTHAGINELMDHTAVLIDEETERREVQEAEKAAEDQKENVNYQIEEEEPYFYINRDSDGTFILSGRRIEKDFKMANLEYDESAMRFARRLKKQGVDEALREKGAKSGDIVRLLDYEFEFLD